The genomic DNA GCGTGCGACCCATGGCCGCCGAGATCGATGCCGAAAATACCTTTCCCTCCGAGCTTTGGAAGGAAATGGGAGAATTAGGCCTCCTCGGAATAACCGTTGAGGAAGACTACGGCGGGGCGGGCATGGGATATCTCGC from Pseudomonadota bacterium includes the following:
- a CDS encoding acyl-CoA dehydrogenase family protein — encoded protein: MFAASMRFDLGEDIEALRETVHRWAQDRVRPMAAEIDAENTFPSELWKEMGELGLLGITVEEDYGGAGMGYLA